Within the Longimicrobiales bacterium genome, the region TGCTCGTGGTGGTCGTGACGCGCGCCCATTGCACGACCCAGCGCCAGTCCCAGCGGCAGGGCAATCGCCGCTGCCCCGACAGCCGCGAAGCGCGGCGCCCAGGCGTGCTTCATGTCCCAGCGCATCTTCGCCAGGCGCGCCGACTTCACCGGGTGCCCGACCATGAACGTGGTGCGCGGCGCCTTCGCGTACGCATATGTCTTGAGCAGATTCCCAACCATGTCTGCCTCCGTTGCGGGTGCTGCGGTCTGCGGCCGGTCCCGGCCGTTCCTGGAGGCGTAAAAGAGCAAGATGCATGCACATACGCGTGCGCCGGGGCGCGCGCGAGCAGGTACGGCTCCTCTCACCGGATCAGGCCAGTACGGCCTCCATCTCGATCTCTGGCGCCCACAGGGACCCAGGGAGCTGCCGGAACCCTGCCTTTTCATAGCTGCGGATGGCCGCGCGGTTCGATGGCTCGACCGAGAGCCAGACGCGCCGGTGCCCGCCATCGCGGGCGATCTGGACTGCGACGACGTTGGCATGCGTGCCGATGCCGCGGCTGCGGATCGACTGGTGGAGAAAATTCGCGAGCTCGACCGTGCCCGGCTCCATCGGCACCAGCATGACGTGGCCGCACACCCGGCCGTCGATCTCGATGAGCAGGTGCTCGCCCGCGCCGAGAACACGGTCCAGCCAGCGGCGGATCTGCTCGATCGACCGGGGCGGCAGTCCCTGGGCGCCACGCTTCGGCTCGAAGCCGTCGTACATGGCTTCCAGGGCGGTCCGGTCCGCCGGCGCGTATGGCCGCACCGTGAACGGTGCGCCGTTCCTGTCTTCGAGCACGATCGGCAGCTCCACGCGGTTCGCCTAGAAGCCGAGG harbors:
- a CDS encoding GNAT family N-acetyltransferase; the protein is MELPIVLEDRNGAPFTVRPYAPADRTALEAMYDGFEPKRGAQGLPPRSIEQIRRWLDRVLGAGEHLLIEIDGRVCGHVMLVPMEPGTVELANFLHQSIRSRGIGTHANVVAVQIARDGGHRRVWLSVEPSNRAAIRSYEKAGFRQLPGSLWAPEIEMEAVLA